AGCAAATAAAGTATCTGGAATTCGCTGTGCATTAGTGCATGATGCATATAGTGCAAAATTGACCCGCCAGCACAATGATTCAAACGTGCTTGCTATGGGCGAACGCGTCATTGGACCAGGGCCAGCCCGTGAGATCGCAAAAATTTGGCTGCAAACGGAATTTGACGGCGGCCGTCACGCGAATCGGATTGGAAAAGTTACTGCCTACGAAGAAAGATAAAGTCAGAGATTGCCAAAGTTTGTCGATATCTAGTATAGGGACAGGTGATTGCTCGTGATTGATTTACAGCAGCAAGTGAAAACCGACATGGAAGGGCTTGTAAATGAATGGAAGATGCGTGATGATCTTAATCCGAATGATTTTTTCGTAATTGGATGTTCAACGAGTGAAGTAGCTGGAGAACATATTGGAACAGCTGGAAGCGAGGACTTGGCTGCCGTTATTTTTGCTGGTCTAAAGGACTTGAAGAAGGCAACCGGTGTGAATCTTGCCTTTCAGTGCTGTGAACATTTAAACCGTGGGCTTGTAATTGAACAGGCGGCATTTAATCCACTTGTTCATGAAGAAGTATCCGTTATTCCTGCACCCAGAGCAGGGGGATCGATGGCAACCTACGCGTACAAGCACATGGATAATCCAGTTGTGGTAGAAAAGATTCGGGCATCGTCAGGTATCGATATTGGTGACACCATGATTGGCATGCACCTGAAGCATGTTGCAATACCACTTCGCTTTGCACAGAAGATGGTTGGGAAGGCACGTGTGACAGGGGCAAAAACAAGGCCGAAATTAATTGGCGGGGAACGAGCTATCTATTCTAGTCAACCTGAAAACAAAAGCTGTAACTAATTTTTACACACATAGGAGGAGCTAAATATGGAACATGTAAAACAAGGAGATCAGGAATTATATCAAGCAATACAGGATGAAAAAAAGCGTCAGCATGACAAAATTGAATTGATTGCATCAGAAAACTTTGTCTCAGAAGCGGTTATGGAGGCAATGGGATCTGTATTGACGAATAAATATGCTGAAGGCTATCCAGGCAAACGCTATTATGGCGGCTGCGAACACGTTGATGTAGTAGAGAACCTAGCGCGCGATCGAGCCAAACAATTATTCGGTGCGGATCATGTAAACGTTCAGCCGCACTCCGGTGCACAAGCAAACATGGCTGTTTATTTTACTGTTCTAGAACCTGGTGACACAGTTCTTGGCATGAATTTAAACCATGGCGGACATTTGACACACGGAAGTCCAGTGAACTTCAGCGGAACCTTGTATAACTTTGTTGACTATGGTGTAGAAAAAGATACAGAACAGCTTGATTATGATGTAGTTTTGAAAAAGGCACAAGAAGTTAAGCCAAAAATGATTGTGGCTGGTGCCAGCGCATATTCCCGTCATATTGATTTTGCTAAGTTCCGTGAAATTGCTGACGCAGTTGATGCTTATTTAATGGTAGATATGGCACATATTGCAGGATTGGTTGCAACAGGACTTCACCAGAACCCGGTTGAACATGCTCATTTTGTTACCACTACAACACATAAAACATTGCGCGGACCACGCGGTGGCATGATTCTTTGTAAAGAGGAATTTGCGAAAAAAATTGATAAATCCGTATTTCCTGGTATGCAGGGCGGACCGTTGATGCACGTGATTGCTGCCAAAGCAACTTCATTCAAAGAGGCACTATCAGATGATTTTAAAGTGTACTCCAAACAAATCATTGAAAACGCAAAAACGTTGGGCGAGGCATTGACCCGTGACGGTGTGCGGATTGTTTCCGGCGGTACGGACAACCATCTTTTACTATTAGACGTAAAAACACTTGGACTTACCGGAAAAGTTGCTGAAAAAGTGCTTGACGATATCGGAATTACAACGAATAAAAACACAATTCCATTTGATACAGAAAGTCCATTTGTAACAAGCGGAATTCGCATCGGTACTGCTGCAGTAACATCACGTGGGTTTGGTAAAGCGGAAATGGAAGAAATCGCGTCCATTATTTCATTCACGTTGAAAAACCACGAAGATGAAGCAAAACTAAAAGAAGCAGCTGATCGTGTGCATGCTCTAACAAATAAACATCCATTATACGCATAAATTGGGAGCGCCTCTATCATAGGGGCGCTTTTTTTGAAAAGGTTGTTTTTTCATCTGTCCCGGTTGGTAAAAATTGCGACCTAATAGTAAGGTGATATCCTACGAAAAATGCGCAGGGTTGTTTTCCGCTGCGGAAAGCGACTGCCCACAGCGGAAATCACGTTGCTGTTACGTCGCAGTTTATAGATTTTGAGTAGTATAAGTCTTTATCGGTAAAGTATAAAAAAATCTAAGGCTCTCGCCAATAGTTCTTGGCGACTAGCCAATATTTTCTAAGAAGCATATGGATTAAAAACCGACCTTTACTTGAAAAGGTGTCGATTTTTCAGTACAATTTGATGGATGCAAGAAATTATTAAGGAGTGATCGGCTAATGGGAAAAGTACTTGTACTTGATCATCCGTTAATTCAACATAAATTAACGTACATACGAGATAAAAATACAGGAACAAAAGAATTCCGCGAGCTTGTTGACGAAGTGGCCATGTTAATGGCATTTGAAATTACCCGCGACCTACCATTGTTGGATAAAACAATTGATACACCCGTAATGGAAGCTAACACAAAGGTACTGGCTGGGAAGAAAATTGGCCTGATTCCAATTCTCCGTGCTGGTCTAGGCATGTTAGATGGAATGTTGAAGTTAATTCCAGCGGCTCGTGTTGGACATGTAGGTCTATACCGCGATCCGGAAACACTAAAAACAGTGGAATACTTTGTTAAGCTTCCTTTAGATATTAACGAACGCGAATTAATCGTTATTGACCCAATGCTCGCTACGGGCGGGTCCGCTTGTGACGCAATCCAGGCATTGAAAAAACGTGGTGCAAAACAAATCCGCTTCATGTGTCTGATTGCCGCACCAGAGGGCGTAGAGAAATTAAAAGAAGAACATCCGGATGTCGATATTTATATTGCAGCGCTCGATGAAAAATTGGACGAGCATGCGTACATCATTCCGGGCCTTGGTGACGCAGGTGATCGCTTGTACGGAACAAAATAATTGATGGAGTGAAGCGTAGAATGGGGAAGCGTATTAAAGTCATGACAATATTTGGAACGAGGCCGGAAGCAATTAAAATGGCTCCGCTTGTTTTAGAATTACAAAAACGCAGTGATGAGTTTGAACCAATCGTAACGGTTACCGCCCAGCACAGGGAGATGCTGGATCAGGTTCTGGATATTTTTGATATCACTCCTGATTATGATTTGGATATTATGAAACAAAAACAAACCTTAGCACAAATTACTACGCGTGCACTTGAAGGTTTAGATGAAGTCATGAAAAAAACGAACCCAGACATCGTGCTTGTCCACGGTGATACAACAACGACTTTCGCGGCATCGCTTGCTGCCTATTATAACCAAATTGCAGTTGGCCACGTAGAAGCCGGTTTACGCACATGGGATAAGTATTCTCCATACCCAGAAGAAATGAATCGCCAGCTGACTGGTGTAATAGCAGATTTGCATTTTTCACCAACAGAGAAATCCAGGCAGAATCTAATTAATGAAAATAAAGCTGCGGACAGCATTTTTATAACAGGAAATACCGCTATCGATGCATTAAAAACTACAGTTGATAAAGCGTATGGCAGTCCGATTTTGGATGAGGTCGGTGGCAAACGCCTGGTACTCATGACCGCACATCGCCGGGAGAACCTTGGAAACAACATGGAGCAAATGTTCCGTGCGATCAAACGTCTGGTTGAGGAGCATGACGATGTACAGGTTATTTATCCTGTTCATTTAAATCCGGTTGTCCAGGAAACCGCTGCAGAAATTTTAGGAAACGATGATCGCATTAAGTTAATCGAGCCACTCGGTGTGGTTGATTTTCATAACTTCGCTTCCCGCGCACATTTAATTTTAACTGACTCCGGTGGTGTGCAGGAAGAAGCACCTTCACTAGGTGTTCCTGTATTGGTTCTTCGTGATACAACAGAACGTCCAGAAGGAATTGATGCCGGAACATTGAAACTGGCAGGCACGGATGAGGATACAATTTTTAACCTCGCCAACGAATTATTATCTGATAAGCAGGCTCATGACAAAATGAGTAAAGCATCCAATCCATACGGCGATGGGAAAGCTTCGATGCGAATAGCTGATGCGATCGCAGGATATTTTAATTAAATGTAACCAAAATGCTGCCATTAAGTGGGCAGTATTTTTTTGTTTGAAAGGATTGTGAGTAGCTGATATATCGGTGTAATGGCCGATAAAAATGAAGAACGGCGGATATATTTTGAGAACGGCCGATAAAACGTCAGGACGGCCGATATAATCTGGAAACGGCAGATAAAAACGGAGAACAGCCGATAAAACGCCAGGACGGCCGATATAATTTGGAAATGGCCGATAAAATCGAAGAATGGCCGATAAAAAGCCAGAACGGCAGATATAATCTGGAAACGGCCGATAAAATCGGAGAATGGCTGATAAAAAGCCAGGACGGCCGATAAATCGTCAGGACCGCAAATATAATCCAAAAACAGCCGATAAAACGCCAAAACAGCAGCTAGCCACCAATCCCGCCGCTAACGCTAACTCCAGCAGGTAATCCCCGGCCAACCGCCCGCAATCAATCTTAAATCTCATGCAAATTTCCTTACTCCAACATGTATGTTTTCCCTGTTTTTCCAAAAGCTATTAGAAAGTCTTGGCTTCTCACCAAACTTTATATCAACTTTACTTTCTTCAAAGTAAAAAAGGGGACGCAACACATGCGACTACTCATCAAACTAGTTCTCATTTTAGCACTGATTCTCACCATGCAGCCATTTCAAGTTCATTCGCAGGAAGATAAAAATGTCGTGTCTGTCATTATAGAAGTGGAGGGTGACCCGGATAAGCGTGAGGAATATTTACATACTTATTTTCCATATGTGGAAGTGGTCGCGACATTTGATAAGCTGTTTAATGGGCTGGCATTAAAATCTTCTCCGCGGAAGCTGAACGAAATGGGTTCGCTTGATTTTGTGAAAGCAGTTCATCCAGTCCGTACTTATAAGGCAACCTCCACTGAAACGAAGAACGTCCCGGTGATCCCAAATAATATTAACAACACAGATTATACGGGAGACGGAGTAAAAGTAGGAGTAATTGACACGGGGATTGATTATAATCATCCGGATTTAGATGTCAATTATGTAGATGGATATGATCTGGTTGATCTTGACGAAGATCCAATGGAAACCCAGCAGGAGCAGGGAATCCCGACAATGCATGGAACGCATGTGGCTGGGATTATCGGGGCTGACGGAGAATTTAAAGGTGTGGCACCGGATGTAGATCTTTACGCTTACCGTGCACTTGGACCAGGGGGGAGCGGGACATCGATCCAAGTAATCGCCGCGATGGAGCAGGCGATTGAGGATGGTGTTGATATTATCAATCTGTCACTGGGCAATACAGTCAATGGTCCTGACTTTCCGACGAGTGTGGCCGTTAACCGAGCCGTTGATCTCGGAGTTGCTGTGGTTATCGCTAATGGTAATGCGGGACCGGCGAATTGGACAGTTGGTTCACCAGCTACCGCATCAAAAGCGTTATCAGTCGGGGCATCAACGTATCCGGAAAAGGTTCCCTACCTCTACGAATCCTTGCAGGACAAAGCCATTCCGCTTCAATCAATGAATGGTGCACCAGCTTGGGACTTTACCAAGGACTATGAAGTGGCGTCAATTGAAGAAGCCAATTTACGCGGAAAAATTGCTGTCGTGGCGCGAGGCAATAAAGTTCCATTTTATGATAAAGCAAAGAAGGCGCAGGAAAAGGGTGCTGAAGCGGTTATTATTTACAATAATGAAAAAGGAAATTTTAATGGCTCAGTCGATAGTCAACAAGATCCAATTGAAATTCCCGTCGCATCTGTCTCAAAGAAAGCAGGACAGTGGCTTATTGGTCAGTTGGAGAAGGGCGACCTATATCTAGAAACAAACTACCAGAAGGTCCCGCGAACAATTGCATCCTTTAGTTCGCGTGGGCCAGTCACGGTAAATTGGGATATCAAACCAGACGTGGTTGCACCAGGAGCAAATATTTTAAGTACCGTCCCCGGGGGATATGCTGTCCTGCAGGGGACCAGTATGGCAGCGCCGCATGTTGCAGGTGCTTTAGCACTGGTAGAAGAAGCGCACCCCGATTGGACAGTGGAGCAGGTGACCAATGCGCTAAAAACAACAGCCCAGCCTTTATATGATCAAAACGGGAAAATAATGGATCCAATTGTACAGGGAATGGGGTTGATTCAACCAAAGGCAGCGATTCAAACAGATACTATTCTCCACGAGCCTTTGCTTTCTTTTGGGAAGGTTGAAGAGCACAAGGAAACGAAAACAGTAGAATTGACCGTAGAAAACACATCAAATCATGCCCAGGATTATTATTTTACTATTCCTAACCAACAGCAGGGCATTAGATGGCATATTCCCCAGCAGTTTTCAGTCAAGGCACATGGCAAAAAATCCGTGCCAATTAAGCTGGACGTGACATCGGACTGGTTGCAGAAGGGAATTCATCAGGGGTACCTGACATTAAACTCCGAGCAGAAATCCTATCAGCTGCCATACCTGTTCCTTAATGAGACGGGAGATTATCAAAAGGCAATGGGACTGGAATTTTCTTTAAAGCCTTTTTCAGATGACACGTATATGTACAGATTATATGTGACAGATGAGGCGGAACATATTTCGGTTGATTTGTACAATCCGGACACCCTAGTTCATGAGCAAACACTATTCGAAATTGATGAGCCAGTCGTCGGAATGAACGAAGGATATTTAGATGAAAAAGATGTAAATGCATCCGGTAATTACCTGGTGCTGGTTACTTTAACCTTAAGCGATGGCACGTACGACAGTTATGTAACGGAATTAACGATGGCCCCCGAAAAATAGTTAATACGTTCACAAAACCGTCACTCATTAGCCATCACTTATCCTTTATACTAATAATAGAGTGTTATGGGGAAGTGTATAATGGTATGCAAATATGCAGACAATACACTTCCTAAATTGTGATAAAATATGCTTATTTTTGGCAGTATGTATTTTATCTCACAAACTAATTGACAACGCTCTATGGCTATTGTACACTTGCGTAGTGTGGGATGATAAGGTTTTCATTATACTGCAATAATTATGTTTTTATGTCGAAAAGACATGATTCAAGAAGGCCATCAATCCGCAAATGTACTGATTTTTCGCACGTATTTGTTAAATTTTTTTTGGCCAATATGTGCTGAAAATGAATCTGATCAGGCAATTGATCAGAGTATCTGGGGAAAATTCTACATTCTGACTGGCAGCATAAAAAGTTGGGATATTTCTCAGATGGAAGGAAACAAGCTCATCACAAAGAACCTACTATTATAAGGTAGAATTCAGAGCTATCATTGACGGGGGCATCTAAATCATGAAGCAATACGAAAATATGATAGCCCGTCAACGCATGTGGATGCTCTACCTTCTCGCATTTTTGGTACTTGGTGCAGGGTTTGCCCCTTATCCTCGTATCTTCCTCGGACTTCTTTTAGGAGCCATAATTAGCTTTTATAATTTGTGGATCTTGCAAAAGAAGATTTACGACTTTGGAGAGGCCGTAGTAAAAAAGCAATCCGCAAGAGGACTAGGCACTGTATCGCGATTCGCTGCCGTCGCACTAGCAGTAGTCATAGCACTCCGTTTCGAAGAATATTTTCACGTAATAGCCGTAATAATCGGTCTAATGACGTCATATATCGTCATTCTGATAGATTTTATGGTGTTCAAATCTAAAGATTAGTGCTTGAGAGAGGGGTGAATAACGTGAATCATACAGCACCGGTAGTAGAAGATGTTTTTGGAATAGCCTGGCTTGATTTTAATTTATCGAATGTCCTAATGATTGCAATTGCTTCGTTAATTGTTTTCATCCTTAGCGTACTGGGAGCAAGGAGCCTTCAAATGAAGCCAACAGGCGTGCAGAACTTCATGGAATGGATCCTGGACTTCGTGAAAGGCATTATAAACGATGCGATGGACTGGAAAACAGGTAAGATTTTCTTGCCGCTTGGATTAACACTAATCACATATATTTTAGTAAGTAATTTAATGGGTGTAGCATTTCTTGCAGTATTTGGTCATGATCTATGGTGGAAATCACCAACATCAGACCCGGGAGTCACACTTTCACTTGCGGCAATGGTTATTCTGCTGACGCATTTCTATGGCATTAAAGTGAAGGGTGCAAAAGAATACGGGAAGGATTTCTTGAAGCCTTTTCCAGTATTTCTACCTATTAAGCTACTTGAAGAATTTGCAAATACCCTAACATTAGGTTTACGACTTTTCGGTAATATATTTGCCGGCGAAGTTCTACTAGGGTTGCTGGCAGGATTAATGGCATCAGGATTCTGGGGATTCCTGGGCGGTGCAATTCCAATGCTGGCTTGGCAGGGATTCAGCCTGTTCATAGGTGGTATCCAGGCATTTATTTTTACTATGTTGACAATGGTTTACATGTCACACAAAGTAAGCAGCGATCATTAAGGTTCAGCAACAATTGTGTATTAACCAGCTTTGATGGCGTGACTGTTAAAGCAGGACAAAAAAATTACAACATTTTCTGAGGAGGATTTATATTATGGGAGTTTTAGCAGCTGCAATTGCAGTAGGACTAGCAGCAGTAGGCGCTGGTATTGGTAACGGTTTGATCGTAGGACGTACAGTTGAGGGGATTGCTCGTCAACCAGAACTTAAGAACCAGCTTCAAACAACAATGTTTATTGGTGTCGGTTTAGTTGAGGCAATGCCGATCATCGCAGTAGTTATCGCATTAATGGTAATGTAATATTACTAAGCGCAAACGCCCGTACCTATGGGCACAAGCTTGGATGTAATTAATGGCGGAGAGAGTATTCCAATAGAATCTTCGCCCTTATTATGTACCCTTTTAATAGAGAAGTTAAACGTTTCATATAAAAAGTATTGCTTAACAAAGTTAGGTGAAAGGAGTGAATTCTGTGCAGGCATTCACTGGGTCTACACTATATGCTGCAATCGGGGGACTTCACGTTGGTGACATGTTAGTCCAACTTGTCTTCTTTATCATATTGCTAATCTTAGTTAAAAAATATGCATGGGGTCCTATCATCGGGATGATGCAAAAGCGTGAAGAATATGTAGCCAATGAAATTGAAATTGCGGAGCAAAATCGTGCGGAAGCAGAACGTGCATCTAAAGAAGCTGCCGAAAAGCTGCGCCAAACGAAAGAAGACGCGCAAAAAATTATTGAAGATGCGAAACACATCGGCGGGAAGCAGGAACAGGAAATCATTGAATCTGCCCGTCAGGAAGCTGAACGCATCAAAATTTCAGCTCAAGAAGAAATTAAAACTGAAAAAGAAAAAGCTATCCAGGCATTACAGGATAAAGTTGCCTCTCTATCTGTTCTAATCGCAAGTAAAGTAATTGAAAAAGAGATTAATGCAGAGGATCAGGAAAAACTGATTGATGAATATATTAAAGAGGTAGGAGAAGAGCGATGAGTGAAGCTGTAGTTGCTAAACGTTATGCAGAGGCTCTTTTTCAACTGGGAACTGAGAAGAAAGCACTGGATCATCTGGAAGAAGAAGCCAGTGTTGTGCAGGAAATATTCGGTCAGAATAAGAAACTTCTTGTTTTCCTAACACATCCACGCGTGGCGAACGAGAAGAAGAAACAATTCTTGACAGACGTTTTTAAAGGACTTTCAGCTGATTTGCTTAACACAATGAAATTACTTGTTGATCGCAATCGAATTGACCTTATGCCAGTAATTGTGAAGGAATTTCTATACCTTACAAATGAAGCAAAAGGAATCTCGGAAGCAACTGTATTTTCAGTGCGGGCATTATCAGACGATGAAATTGAAAAGCTTAGCGGATCATTCGCGAAGCGCTTTGGCAAAAAAGCAATTAAACTTGAGAATAAAGTTGATCCTTCGATTATTGGCGGTATCAAACTTCGCATGGGAAACTCGATTTACGACGGTTCCATTAGCGGGAAACTGAAACGCATCGAACGGAGTATTGTAACTGCAAACAAATGATGATAGGGGTGAAATGGTATGAGCATCAAAGCTGAAGAAATCAGTTCACTGATTAAACAGCAAATCGAAAATTTCGATTCTGATATTGAAGTAAGTGACGTCGGAACCGTTATCGAAATTGGTGATGGTATCGCACGTGCTCACGGTCTTGACGATGTAATGGCCGGCGAGCTGGTTGAATTTTCAAATGGTGTAATGGGATTAGCGCAGAACCTGGAAGAAAGCAATGTCGGTATTGTAATCCTTGGACCATATACAGAAATTAAAGAGGGCGATGAAGTTCGTCGTACCGGTCGTATTATGCAAGTACCTGTTGGAGAGGAATTACTAGGACGTGTTGTTAACCCGCTCGGACAGCCAATTGATGGTAAAGGTCCAGCCGAAACAACAAAAACACGCCCGATTGAAGGACCAGCACCAGGTGTAATGGATCGTAAATCAGTTGATGAACCACTGCAAACCGGTATTAAAGCAATCGACGCAATCGTACCAATCGGACGTGGGCAGCGTGAGTTAATCATCGGTGACCGTCAAACCGGTAAAACAACTGTTGCAGTTGATGCGATTATTAATCAAAAAGATCAGGATATGATTTGTATATATGTAGCAATTGGCCAAAAAGAATCAACTGTGCGCGGAACAGTTGAAACATTTCGACGCTACGGTGCACTAGATTATACAATCGTTGTATCTGCAGGTGCATCTGATCCAGCCCCATTATCTTACCTTGCTCCTTATGCAGGTGTATCAATGGGTGAAGAATTCATGTATAACGGAAAGCACGTATTAATCGTTTATGATGATTTATCAAAACAAGCGGTTGCTTATCGTGAACTTTCTCTATTATTACGTCGTCCACCAGGTCGTGAAGCATTCCCAGGTGACGTATTCTACTTGCATTCACGTCTACTTGAGCGTGCTGCAAAACTTAGTGACGAAAAAGGCGGCGGTTCAATGACTGCATTGCCATTCGTTGAAACACAGGCAGGCGATATCTCAGCATATATCCCAACAAACGTAATCTCGATCACGGATGGACAAATCTTCTTGCAATCAGATTTATTCTTCTCAGGTGTTCGTCCAGCGATTAACGCAGGACTATCGGTATCACGTGTTGGTGGATCTGCACAAATCAAGGCAATGAAAAAAGTTGCCGGTACACTTCGTCTCGACCTTGCATCCTTCCGTGAATTGGAAGCATTCGCACAGTTCGGTTCTGACCTTGATAAAGCAACACAAGCCAAACTGAACCGTGGACAACGAACAGTAGAAGTGCTAAAACAAGGTCTGCATAAGCCATTAGTTGTTGAAAAACAGGTAATGATCATCTATGCACTTACAAAAGGATTCTTGGACGATATTCCGGTAGAGGATATCACACGCTTTGAAAATGACTTCCACTTATGGCTTGATGAAAATGGTAAAGACGTTCTTGCAACTATTCGCGAAACAGGAAAATTACCAGAGGCAGAAGACATGAAGAACACAATCGAAGCATTCAAAAAAACATTTTTACCTAGTAACTAAAGATTGGCATAATTGAGGTTCGGCCGATTAAATGAATCTGGCCGTTAGATACTGCAACGTATCGCTTTAGTTTCCAATCAGCAGGTTATGCAAAATAGATAAACAGTGCAAGCAACCTTTGAATGAAAGGGTGGTGAAAAAGCTTGGCATCACTTAGAGATATTAAAAGTAAGATTGATTCAACGAAAAAAACGAAAAAGATTACCAAAGCGATGCAAATGGTGTCTGCTTCCAAGTTGAATCGTGCTGAACAAAACGCGAAATCTTTTGTACCTTACAGTGAAAAGATACAAGAGGTTGTGTCGAATATAGCACAGAACAATGCTAGTGCGAATCATCCGATGTTAGAAGCCCGGGATGTGAAGAAAACAGGTTATCTTGTGATCACGTCTGACCGTGGTTTGGCAGGGGGCTACAATAGCAGTGTTTTGCGTAAACTCCATCAAACGATTAAAGAGAACCATAAATCAACAGATGAGTATACGATCGTTGTCCTTGGACGGATTGGGTATGAGTTTTGTAAGAAACGTAATATGCCAATCGCAAAACATATTCTTGGTCTAGCCGATCAGCCCGACTTTGCGGAGATTAAGGAAATAGCATATAATACCGTAAACATGTATATCGAAGAAGAAATTGACGAACTCCATTTATTCTATAACCACTTTGTGAGTGTTATTTCACAGGAGGTTACGGTGAAAAAGGCACTTCCATTAACGACAATGGAAAATGCAGGTGGCAGTACCAGTCAATATGAATATGAGCCGGATCAGGAAAAGATTCTGGAAGTTCTTTTACCACAATATGCTGAGAGTTTAATTTACGGTGCGTTACTTGATGGTAAAGCAAGTGAACATGCTGCCAGAATGACAGCAATGCGCAGTGCTTCTGATAATGCCGATGATATTGTCGATGATTTATCATTGAAGTACAACCGTGCACGTCAAGCAGCTATTACACAAGAAATCACAGAAATTATTGGTGGGGCAGCGGCATTAGAATAGCACGCTTGCCAATTGATTAGTTAGTAAGGAGGGAAATCGATGAGCATAGGACACATTACACAAGTTATGGGGCCGGTAATCGACGTTAAGTTCGATGACGGACATCTCCCAGAAATCTATAACGCAGTAACCGTTACGCTTGATGGAAAAAGTGGTTCAGAAGAAAGCTTTCTACTTACTTTAGAGGTTGCACTTCATCTTGGTGACAACTCTGTTCGTACGATCGCAATGCAATCTACTGACGGCGTTAAGCGTGGAATGGACGCTGTAGATTTAGGCAGACCAATTACAGTACCGGTTGGGGAAGAAACGCTTGGCCGTGTATTTAACGTATTAGGTGACAACATCGATCTTGATGAACCAATGGATAAAGGTGTTCGTCGCGATCCAATTCACCGCGAATCACCTAAATTTGAAAACTTAGCTACCGAAACGCAAATTTTAGAAACTGGTATTAAAGTAGTTGACCTGTTAGCGCCTTATATTAAAGGTGGTAAAATCGGTTTGTTTGGTGGAGCCGGTGTAGGTAAAACGGTTTTAATTCAGGAATTAATCAACAACATCGCACAAGAACATGGTGGTATTTCGGTGTTCGCCGGTGTTGGTGAGCGTACACGTGAAGGTAATGACCTTTACTTTGAAATGAGCGATTCAGGGGTTATTAAAAAGACAGCAATGGTATTCGGACAAATGAACGAGCCACC
This Virgibacillus phasianinus DNA region includes the following protein-coding sequences:
- the rpiB gene encoding ribose 5-phosphate isomerase B, which codes for MKVILTADHAGMTLRNEVIELLNELGIEYEDTGCDCQSSVDYPDYALPAAERVAKGEFDRGIFICGTGIGMSIAANKVSGIRCALVHDAYSAKLTRQHNDSNVLAMGERVIGPGPAREIAKIWLQTEFDGGRHANRIGKVTAYEER
- a CDS encoding TIGR01440 family protein is translated as MEGLVNEWKMRDDLNPNDFFVIGCSTSEVAGEHIGTAGSEDLAAVIFAGLKDLKKATGVNLAFQCCEHLNRGLVIEQAAFNPLVHEEVSVIPAPRAGGSMATYAYKHMDNPVVVEKIRASSGIDIGDTMIGMHLKHVAIPLRFAQKMVGKARVTGAKTRPKLIGGERAIYSSQPENKSCN
- the glyA gene encoding serine hydroxymethyltransferase, which gives rise to MEHVKQGDQELYQAIQDEKKRQHDKIELIASENFVSEAVMEAMGSVLTNKYAEGYPGKRYYGGCEHVDVVENLARDRAKQLFGADHVNVQPHSGAQANMAVYFTVLEPGDTVLGMNLNHGGHLTHGSPVNFSGTLYNFVDYGVEKDTEQLDYDVVLKKAQEVKPKMIVAGASAYSRHIDFAKFREIADAVDAYLMVDMAHIAGLVATGLHQNPVEHAHFVTTTTHKTLRGPRGGMILCKEEFAKKIDKSVFPGMQGGPLMHVIAAKATSFKEALSDDFKVYSKQIIENAKTLGEALTRDGVRIVSGGTDNHLLLLDVKTLGLTGKVAEKVLDDIGITTNKNTIPFDTESPFVTSGIRIGTAAVTSRGFGKAEMEEIASIISFTLKNHEDEAKLKEAADRVHALTNKHPLYA
- the upp gene encoding uracil phosphoribosyltransferase — its product is MGKVLVLDHPLIQHKLTYIRDKNTGTKEFRELVDEVAMLMAFEITRDLPLLDKTIDTPVMEANTKVLAGKKIGLIPILRAGLGMLDGMLKLIPAARVGHVGLYRDPETLKTVEYFVKLPLDINERELIVIDPMLATGGSACDAIQALKKRGAKQIRFMCLIAAPEGVEKLKEEHPDVDIYIAALDEKLDEHAYIIPGLGDAGDRLYGTK
- the wecB gene encoding non-hydrolyzing UDP-N-acetylglucosamine 2-epimerase, which encodes MGKRIKVMTIFGTRPEAIKMAPLVLELQKRSDEFEPIVTVTAQHREMLDQVLDIFDITPDYDLDIMKQKQTLAQITTRALEGLDEVMKKTNPDIVLVHGDTTTTFAASLAAYYNQIAVGHVEAGLRTWDKYSPYPEEMNRQLTGVIADLHFSPTEKSRQNLINENKAADSIFITGNTAIDALKTTVDKAYGSPILDEVGGKRLVLMTAHRRENLGNNMEQMFRAIKRLVEEHDDVQVIYPVHLNPVVQETAAEILGNDDRIKLIEPLGVVDFHNFASRAHLILTDSGGVQEEAPSLGVPVLVLRDTTERPEGIDAGTLKLAGTDEDTIFNLANELLSDKQAHDKMSKASNPYGDGKASMRIADAIAGYFN
- a CDS encoding S8 family serine peptidase; translation: MRLLIKLVLILALILTMQPFQVHSQEDKNVVSVIIEVEGDPDKREEYLHTYFPYVEVVATFDKLFNGLALKSSPRKLNEMGSLDFVKAVHPVRTYKATSTETKNVPVIPNNINNTDYTGDGVKVGVIDTGIDYNHPDLDVNYVDGYDLVDLDEDPMETQQEQGIPTMHGTHVAGIIGADGEFKGVAPDVDLYAYRALGPGGSGTSIQVIAAMEQAIEDGVDIINLSLGNTVNGPDFPTSVAVNRAVDLGVAVVIANGNAGPANWTVGSPATASKALSVGASTYPEKVPYLYESLQDKAIPLQSMNGAPAWDFTKDYEVASIEEANLRGKIAVVARGNKVPFYDKAKKAQEKGAEAVIIYNNEKGNFNGSVDSQQDPIEIPVASVSKKAGQWLIGQLEKGDLYLETNYQKVPRTIASFSSRGPVTVNWDIKPDVVAPGANILSTVPGGYAVLQGTSMAAPHVAGALALVEEAHPDWTVEQVTNALKTTAQPLYDQNGKIMDPIVQGMGLIQPKAAIQTDTILHEPLLSFGKVEEHKETKTVELTVENTSNHAQDYYFTIPNQQQGIRWHIPQQFSVKAHGKKSVPIKLDVTSDWLQKGIHQGYLTLNSEQKSYQLPYLFLNETGDYQKAMGLEFSLKPFSDDTYMYRLYVTDEAEHISVDLYNPDTLVHEQTLFEIDEPVVGMNEGYLDEKDVNASGNYLVLVTLTLSDGTYDSYVTELTMAPEK
- a CDS encoding ATP synthase subunit I, with translation MKQYENMIARQRMWMLYLLAFLVLGAGFAPYPRIFLGLLLGAIISFYNLWILQKKIYDFGEAVVKKQSARGLGTVSRFAAVALAVVIALRFEEYFHVIAVIIGLMTSYIVILIDFMVFKSKD